The Microbacterium sp. LKL04 sequence CGACCGCCGACACCACCGCCTTCGCGCCGCCGCCCGCGCCTGCGCCCGTCGCTCCCGCGCCGTCGCTCGCATCCCCGGCCCCCGTTGCGGTGCCCCTGCAGCCGGGCGCACCGGTGCCGACGAATCCCTGGTCGCCGCCTCCGCTCGCGCCCGCGACGCCGGCCGCCGCTCCGATCATCGCCGCGCCCGTCGCGCCGCCGTTCGACGCGGCGCCGGCCGCCGAGACCGGAGTCGAGGAGCACACCGTCCTCGCCGCGCACCGTCGGCCGAGCGCCACGCTCCGGCTGCCGACCGGAGAGACCGTCGCGCTCACCGCTGCCGTGATCGTGCTGGGCCGCAACCCCGCACCGCCGACGGACGAGCCGGGGGCGCAGACCGTCGCGATCGACGACGCGACCCGTACGGTCTCGAAGACCCACGCGCTCCTGCGCCGCACGGACGACGGCTGGAACATCACCGACCTCTCGTCCACGAACGGCGTCCTCGTCGGCGACAGCGAATCCGAGATCCCCGTCGGGACGCCCACTCCCCTCGCCGGCCGGTTCCTTCTCGGCGACGCCGAACTCACCTTCGATGCGGGCGCGCGATGACGATGCGCGAGCCCTCGCCTCTCCCGTTCGAGGTCATCAGCGGCGCCCTCACCGATACGGGGCTCCGCCGTCGCGTCAACGAGGACTCGCACCTCGCGAGCTTCCCCGTCTTCGTCGTCGCCGACGGGATGGGCGGCCACGAGGCGGGCGATCTGGCTTCTGCAGCCGTGATCGACGCATTCCGCGGCTTCGTGGGCCGCGGCGACGTGACGCCCCAAGAGGTCGCCGATGCGGTCCACGCCGCGCATGCGTCGGTCGGTGCGATCTCCCGGCGGACGACGCGGGGCGCGGGGTCCACCCTCACCGGCATCGTGGCGGTCCAGCAGAACGGCGAGAACCGGTGGCTCGTCGTCAACGTCGGCGACTCCCGCGTGTACCGGCTGCTGTCCGAGCGTCTGGAGCAGCTCACCGTCGACCACTCGGTCGCGCAGGAGATGGTGGATGCCGGCCGGCTGGCCCGCGAGGACATGTCGTCGTTCGAGGGACGCAACGTCATCACACGAGCCGTCGGCGGCGAGCAGAGCCCCGCCGACTTCTGGCTCCTGCCCGTGGTCACCGGCGAGCGCCTGCTCGTCTGCTCGGACGGTCTGTCCGGCGAGATCACGGACGAGGCGATCCGCGCCGGACTCCTCTCGGGAGCCTCCCCCGCCCAGACGACCGGCGCGCTCATCTCGCAGGCCCTGGCT is a genomic window containing:
- a CDS encoding PP2C family protein-serine/threonine phosphatase, which encodes MTMREPSPLPFEVISGALTDTGLRRRVNEDSHLASFPVFVVADGMGGHEAGDLASAAVIDAFRGFVGRGDVTPQEVADAVHAAHASVGAISRRTTRGAGSTLTGIVAVQQNGENRWLVVNVGDSRVYRLLSERLEQLTVDHSVAQEMVDAGRLAREDMSSFEGRNVITRAVGGEQSPADFWLLPVVTGERLLVCSDGLSGEITDEAIRAGLLSGASPAQTTGALISQALAHGGRDNVTAIVVDVVAGGIHPRLEDTTGGLVTSEPASGTIEVETVPSRRRRHD